The Antennarius striatus isolate MH-2024 chromosome 8, ASM4005453v1, whole genome shotgun sequence nucleotide sequence AGGTTACGACACCAGGCGCACAAAGAGCTGTATGCATACAAACAAGTAAGCAATCCAGTGACGCgtacacgcacacatgcacacacacacgcacgcacgcgcacaaacactaacacacacacacacacacacacacacacacacacacacggggcgtgtaagcatgcaattttaTACAGTGGCAGGCAGGAGCAGCCACTGATGTTTACTGAAATACTCTTTGTTCTTGGCGCGCATCTGCATAGAGAGAAGTGCGAAGAACCTCAGCGTTGATGTCCTCACCAAACTtagtaaaacctttttttataaagtttatGTGATCATTGACTATCCGCCTGGACCTGGGTAAATATCGATAGAAGACTGACTGAGAGAGTGCAACATATTTCTCCTCGTCACAAATGAAGTGAAGAATGGTTGTCAGAGTCTCATGGATATGtctgacattttctgttttcctaaGCAAAAATTAATAATTGTCAAATGTGTTTACATGAAATTTTGTACAACCCAATAATGAAATGTCTTTAATGAACTTTTATCATTTGTTTAGCTTTTTTTCCCACAGTACCATGCTAACTTTAGGCTCACTCTGAATTTGTGGTGTTGCAAGGGTTATTTTGGgaattaaaaatttattttttcatttgaaaattgtGGTTTTTATCTGAAACAGCGAATGACTTATTATATGActtatttcctgtctttgtccGTTGAAATATTCCATGCTAGTTTTATTGATTGGTCAGTCTTCAGTGGCTGGTTACTATTATACTATTATACAAGTTGAATGTAAACCAGTAACTAATCCCCCTTCATCTATTATTATTCCTCTCAGGTCATTCAGAAGGAAAAGGTCAAAGAGCTAAATCTGCATGAGGTAAGAGCGCCTCTCCTCTGAGCAgttattaacatttttcttttacataagATTCTGTATCATAACCTGATGAGAACACgtgatgtttttgtgtaatatGAACTTACGAGTCGAGCACTACTGTACTCATATGCTAGTATACCTCACGTCaactggttccaggagacacAACGTAAGTCCAAAAATGACATATATGTcaaattcacttgtctccaagTAAACCGAAAATAAGCATTCCCAATTCCCTACTGTTCTTTATTTATGAGTGCATTTTCTATCATATatgcattttctattttatatatatatatatatatatatggttaatacaaatctattttaagtttacaaacaaattttcttttttaatatagttcagaacaaaaaaaatttacgAATACAATTTGGCCTTGTCTATCATACAtggatggtaaaataaaatccttttttAAGGATATAGAAACAAATTCAGGAGTTATTACTTTGcaatcagaaaaaaactaatttatttgaaatttaccAATATGGATGACACGCAAGTTTGTGAAGCGTTCCACATttgcggggggtgggggtgggggtggcagtggctcagtggtagagcgggtcgtccaatgttctgagatcagcggttcgattcctgctccctcCCAAAGAAAACCACCCGAAAGTGAGCTGACAGAGGGAGGTGCCAGCtagcatgtctacaggcccccctgtgtgtggttgtgtgtattgcaggaggcctgtacacactaatatgcatgtatgtgatttactaacaaaaaaactagagtgtgtgttcttaatttcccttcggggattataacagtgcataaaaactctttttttaaatgaaactgtACATTCAATTTGACGGCTTACATGTTGGACATAGATGGCTGAGGATCGTCCACATCAACatctgactctggctgttgttgttggatgtgctCAAAAAAACTGATCAAGAGTTCCTTCAcgtgtctttttcttcttctgaaggattaaattagaagaagaaaaaacgcTTTAAATTTGAGTAAAATGACccaaacttgatttttattttttctgcatGATCAGAACGGCTTAACTCGAAATGACGAAAGCTGAGGTATACTGATTTTAATGCTGCATGGTCTTGGAATTATTTCCAGCACAATGTGTTCTCTTCAATTTGTTCACAAGTTATAATTCCAAGTCTTTGGTTCTTCAGTTACCTGGAGGTCCGAATTGTACTTTGCTAACCTTTAATTCATCAAGATTATCACCCGAAATATTGTGGTATTATTTTAAGGCCATAATGTCAATGCACCTGTGACACTCTTATGTGAAAACTAACACCTAAAGGTCTAGTCGTGAGCATTTCCCTGGTGTTATGTAATGCTGTATCCCAGCACTGCCAACTGTTGGTGTGTAAAGCACCATTCTTAGATGTTTGAAATGACCATTCACCTTCATTCGTGGTTTGACACGGAGCTAAACACAGATTTTCTTCAACGTTTCAATCCTCACTGTTCCATTGATTCGCAGTTGGGAATTGTCCCGCACTGTGACGGGACAGCCGAGCTGTATTTGCTTAACGACAATAATATGCAGTCACATGTTCACTGTCCTGGGTGGATGACCCAGTTTTAATGGCGCCCTTGGGGCTCTGGGCAAAACTGAGGATTCAAGTCAAGTTTGGGTTGCTTCATGTGCATCATAACCGTTTTGTCCAATTCCCATTTAACTGCCCTatataaacagtgtatttaACAGAACACCATAATATCAATAATTTGTATCATTTTTATCATTACCTgcttgtctttttctgtcttgtttatAATTAAGCacaattataaataatttaacagtACAGTACACTCTAAAATCTAACCCCAAGCCAAATCATGCTAAGTTAATCATGATCTCGAACGTGTCATCTACTTAAATGTTCCTGTTTGTACAAGATTAGAATTAGTTTAACTGAGGTCATAAACTAATTTCAATTCCGCTTCAGGGACTAGCATCCATAGTAGAGGGAGAATGAAGGGAAGTAGAGCTGCTCTGTAATGAAGCCATTGCATTTGAAAAGTAGCAACAGTCTAGATATTGAAGAatgtaatatatacagtattacataACACTATACTATGGCATAAATGTAGGGCACCAAAGCGATGGTCTTCCTCACCACATATCTGAACTCCCTGCTTCCCTTTCAGATATGTGCGGTGTGCTTGGAGGAGTTCAAACAGAAAGACGAGCTGGGGATCTGTCCATGCAAGCATGCCTTTCATAGAAAGTGAGTATAAGATTGAGTTTACAttcatggacacacaaacaaaaacacaccaaacagaCAGTGATCAAGGATAAATGGATCTTTCCAGATTTTCTTCAAGCAAGACTCATTCTCATGCATCTGTATTTTTTGGCCTTTAAGCCCTGGTCATCTGGGAAAAGCAATAAATTGAGTTATTGCACGGCTGAATTCAAAAAGGAATTTGTCCTTTTCAGTGAAACTCTCAATAAAGGTTGAGATTATTTTCTAAACTGTTTTGAAAGGGTAACACATCtcaaatattaacaaaaaaatagataCCCACACGTCTCTTATTTATTTGGATAACATTAAGGAAGATTTAAGAGAGTCATTTGTGGCCTGACCAAAAAGTATAGCACATATTTAAATGATTCTATGTGTGGTTTACAATTTTCCAGCTCAACACTGAAGTCTTATGTGCATGAACTACTGCTGGATCCAACGTGATTCCACAGCTCCTCCCAGTCCCTGGTCATTTCAACCCAGTTGTTTATATCAGCAGGGCACCTCCTTTTGGCCTACATCCCTCTCACTTGCAGAAAAAGTGGTCACTGCATACTGCATCCATTGTATAAACATGTCttttggagtgtgtgtctgtgtgtttctgtgtgtcttcgTGAAGCCATGCTGTTTACGGTAAACAGACTTTCCAAGAAACCAGTTAACGTCAATTCTCAGTGTGAACAGAATGCTCTCCTTTCACATTGACTGAGTAAACGTTAAACTTTCAAGTCATTAATCTGCCAGAAATTAACCTCAAAAACTTGACGTTCATGCTTGACACACAGAACAGTTTTAAGTTTGATGCGCATGCTGCACACTTTTATCGAAACTCCTGGACAAATCCAAAATCAAAGAGTTGGTTGCATGGCCAGTATTTTCAGAATCAAACTATCATGGGACTATTACTGTtactgtgatgacatcatggggAAACCATGTGGCTTTAAACTCACttacagtagttttttttttttataaactgtaTTTCCACTAAATATGATGCTTTCATCTTACACTTCCAAACAAGCTTGCAAAGCAGACATTAGAGTATGTTATAATAGTGGCTGAATGATATCTTTTCCTCTCTTCCAGGTGCCTCATTAAGTGGCTGGAGGTGAGGAAAGTGTGTCCTCTGTGCAACATGCCTGTGTTACAACTTGCCCAGCAGGCCGGCAGCACAGAACCACCCGAGCCGATACAGCAGCCGTTGCCCGGGATAGAAAACGTGGTGTAACGGACTCAAACCTTCTCTCACAGTGACCCCCAAAGTCAGACACCCCTCACCCATCCTCATCTGTACAGGTACACTTTGGCATGAGTCCGTGGACAAAATGGAGGAACTGACGTTGGGGGAAAGACGTGGACAGAAGCTGCGAATCTGCACCTCGGGTCCTTGCACCGGTTTACAAAAAGGGATTTCCTGACATCGGTTTTTGACCGATAACCAACTATTGTAACGTTTTTAGTTTCGTGAACAATGAAGAAAAGTTGATGAAGTTTTCTTGGCCTAGAAGTGGTTGACAACGCTCTCATAACCAAAgcactttttttgggggggggaaaccaactaaaaacacaaaagccaAGACCTACAATATACTAATATAACAATTAACAAGCACTTTATTAGGAATCAAAACTTATTTGCTTGTGAGCGAAGTAGCAAGGTCATATCGTTATGTCTCTGAGGTGCGTAGGGTGACCCTtacctgtccgtctgtctgtacATATGGTAGTAGTCTAGCTATATCTCCTCAAAAACTGCTCGACAGAACTGAAATGTCACACATGCTTCATAGAGGCTCTTAAGCtatggttttatatttttaagcaTATTTATAGGTAGGCCATTTTCATGTCACCTTATTCATATTAACCTGTGACACGGGATTATGGTCTAACCACATTAGCACAAGTGTTTTGCCAGTAGCGGGGGCATCTGTGTCCTTCGACTAATTATCATTAACTACTCTTTCTCTTCATTGTacaaattttcatatttataaatttcaaattagattttaaacaaacaaatagtatTGTGTATCTCAAAGGGACAACAATGCCTGTCAGGAAATTTCAAAAATGCTTCATCAACCAAGCAGACGGAAAACACAAGACTTAATGTCTGATTTAATGTGAAACCTTTGAATGTGTTGAAACCAGAATTTTGTATATTAATTCCATAGATTCTGATCCCtcatcacctgtgtgtcattcatCACAAGTAACTGTTTtccatgttgttgttgtcaaCAAAAGAAGGTCATACATTGAACAAAATGATGCTTCCATTGAAGGATTTACAGTAACACGTTGTTTTATGTGGAGTCAAACATGCACAAACTATAAATATGCTGTTATCCCTGACATTACTGAGACTTTCAGAGAAACAGTTCAGATCCTctccagcagaaacacaaacaccgTTTTATCCAAAATCAGTATTAGTGTGAATTAACCGGGACTTAGGGCAAATGTTAGTAAGGAAGCAATTTTAAACAACAGATCCATAAAGTGTAGCATGACCATTTTAGTTTTATATTACAATAATTATTACTTTGCTGtcaggtttgtttgtgttttaaacagaGCAGAAATTTCACTGTCAACAATGGCTTCCATCTCCAAACAAAGCTACTCATTTGGAGCACTCATATTGATGTTGCACTAGCATCACATATCCCGTTGTAAAATAACTTCAAAGTTCAAATCAGGAAGAGATCTGGAAGAAGCAGGGTTTTGCCTTCTGTGCTCTTTAGCTCCACCTTTACATTTGCTGCACACACAGTTGCAGTTGTAGTGCTTCCATTCCTGTAGGGTAGtcgcatttatatttttatttattattctcgGTACAGCTGCGTTGCCCGAAGAGGTTAGCAGACTGACGCCTGCATCACAATCACTGCCCTCAGCTGCATCCAGTGCTGTTAAAGATGCACACTACTTTGTAGAACTCTTGCGAACAGAGAGTGGGGTGGGGAGAGGTACATGcatacccccccacacaccaccaccacttgGGCTATTATATGGTCTGTGGTCAGCAGGTTGTAATGAAGCGGTTTTCTTTCATAGACACAGTACCGACTGGGGAGCTCTACTGTTGTGCTGCAGTATTCTGGTCTGTTCACCTCTCCCTCGGTTTGTGTGGGACAGGGTGCCTtttgtgtaacacacacaatatCAGCCCTGTTAGTATTTGTGGGGGGTTTTGTCTGTTATCTACATTTAGTGGATAAAATATAGGTACATATGATGATCTAAAATAGTGGCAAAAAAGCTGTGCCTCAAGAGTATCAGATGGATAAGCTGTAGTCTTTTACTTGTGATCTCTAATGTTATTCCACACCACCTTTTAAAGATCTgaaattcaaatgtaaacaaataaatagttatactgtaaaaaaaaataagatgagCCTAGCTGTCAGGACTCACACAATGGAGTTCATTAGAAAGcatttagttaatttttttcaatgagGTCTAGTGCTACCTGTGATTcctatttaatatttaaatgagtAAACAAACTATTAAAGG carries:
- the rnf24 gene encoding RING finger protein 24; the encoded protein is MSSDFPHYSFRMPNIGFQNLPLNIYIVVFGTAIFVFILSLLFCCYLIRLRHQAHKELYAYKQVIQKEKVKELNLHEICAVCLEEFKQKDELGICPCKHAFHRKCLIKWLEVRKVCPLCNMPVLQLAQQAGSTEPPEPIQQPLPGIENVV